The following proteins are encoded in a genomic region of Phaeodactylum tricornutum CCAP 1055/1 chromosome 1, whole genome shotgun sequence:
- a CDS encoding predicted protein: HYWVGTKLLWADIQTARNLVGRTLGGSALTRRERKQLLRTVTDLFRLVPFSMFILIPFMEFALPFALRIFPNLLPSTFQDSLKAEESMKRELQSRIAMTQFFQEYVKGIFFSILVWQAYSAAKLLVFLENARNGEPVPPDVIIRYANYFHDDLTLDNMPRMQLVNLCKYMSIAPYGSDAFLRFQLRHKIRILREDDQRILWEGIGSLTKMELREACQERGMRSTGLSKDAYKRALQEWLDLSVNKNVPISLLIMSR; encoded by the exons CACTACTGGGTCGGAACAAAG TTGCTTTGGGCAGACATTCAGACCGCACGGAACTTGGTCGGCCGTACCTTGGGCGGATCTGCCTTGACAAGGCGTGAACGCAAGCAATTGTTACGCACGGTCACTGATTTGTTTCGCCTCGTTCCTTTTAGCATGTTCATTTTAATTCCTTTCATGGAATTTGCTCTACCGTTTGCCTTAAGAATTTTTCCCAATTTGTTGCCTTCCACCTTTCAAGATTCGCTTAAAGCGGAAGAGAGTATGAAGCGAGAACTACAATCACGCATTGCCATGACGCAGTTCTTTCAAGAGTACGTAAAAGGGATTTTTTTCTCAATTTTGGTCTGGCAGGCTT ATTCAGCGGCCAAACTCCTCGTGTTTTTGGAGAATGCCCGAAATGGCGAACCAGTGCCTCCGGACGTGATTATTCGTTACGCCAATTATTTTCACGATGATTTGACCCTTGACAATATGCCCCGTATGCAGCTGGTAAACCTGTGCAAATACATGTCCATCGCACCTTACGGTTCAGATGCGTTCCTGCGCTTCCAGCTCCGTCATAAGATTCGAATTCTCCGGGAGGATGATCAGCGAATCCTGTGGGAGGGTATTGGTTCCCTGACCAAGATGGAATTGCGCGAAGCCTGCCAAGAGCGAGGCATGCGGTCAACAGGTTTGAGCAAAGATGCCTACAAGCGAGCTTTGCAAGAATGGCTAGATTTGAGTGTCAACAAGAATGTCCCGATTTCGCTTTTGATTATGAGTCGA
- a CDS encoding predicted protein gives MKEAVSEADLFAGNVLQVAQYMTAFQSVYRYPDDPPPFFVTPDRLEEALRFDVLLKRRRLMQDEAEVFERRNQLEAVSAKAHHRLRRELNTVEKQIENWPSKPCQIYILTLLQRVQVWTTKAMVQDLLVSHSSPEELGSPPVCWSVLLNLPSATYANAGVDPLSCTKKPCTPEKMSEFAKLFDLVREKRCAEIPHDNGLCSLALTPNIYTWLEFARLADMVNQLPNEALRAKTATSPLAQLHSQGLRSTTAVKFKFRAVDLVALWIRAQRNTPSRRHLTQLFEVQEIKQPNGQKGYEATFAGNHRSMTRRVWSESPLLDQLVAYAVQDQLLCKAHLVEQELVRDRGTVPLQRLRKGNTQQRGQKRQRAHQDDQDDAVDPTVLTQLWRACQAFLLRSWARGHVSILQVLFGSVAERDFKNANSSSTEKASTENRFLGLLRQYGLDSGTLAGLEKLLLDGHYDGSQRFGQAVLALLNGWIDVLRSQDTITPDLYVIMNEWDACFQGPFYKQVDEQGIVATARSFIDEISVDEFDNTRDISRALSRFPPPWIDKCTVCGFEILDEHFRVCACCEGPVHRSCCRSDRSWSVGSFLEAYSPLKHIFRIRLPLVNPDFRKLNSVKIAWTTKVLVCSRELGESGELLPYGMTVPSTEKCTRVLESLLSGELRVTDVDSMDLPLACDHQGLLVTKVSDNGCAKKAGVEVGDVIVAMELIDLAGAQAETKFTKSKIYTLSHLERHQQRALFQEAATKVKFVVKRPNAPIVLNSHRFLAELQAMNSSMSAIIRANESMWYCAECILSDESRTLELEHARILREAHYCRSLIRRLSVEECGRTYYDVPIESDKAVKNSSKSGFSVFVSLRRLELMMESIIARYSVDKSLESNDACFFVGSKRLDWAPDAMESKPLELLCRGIDHIATQTIAIELDCQEFRRRDGSILFKNFLRLFCSWCLAGSPATRLLVATKCPVFASSLAWTKNLRFCSLCGVWQSDASEEVCSYCLRMQLSPTPDYHDTLCWYEKCSSLIGSTILLLPGDPLLLSTEESLKDLSISMEQHGRPFELLCVAFIPSIYDDREDDKASRDGVFYLLPVANTEQLKFLLAKCTLREFTVFDVDRWKADGLLDLPGVIQLSFKEVHSSLEKTKLIEEAIASKVIEIAQCSFEVDNTDNAIEIAHTVPHATYALCQNISCSSSSGGMENNLALSVDNVENCSLLATSATLQSFACGRNPVFLAIRNSCKRILETNDNATTANRCEVCFDPFDRYEKGKRLSREYKEQRLRSAFDGGHDRSLLDSIQEGVAVVEVKAHQHQAAVQVSRKMVDCQKNVTFSPKNHGNPKSLQQSQLELIVIDNDESATVGQTQEEQPQTGNEQRQRHVPGSPRSTHGTSVFKSKLCPSNFDVRMFAPAFVVPQENGNLLTYFCMDALNLAWQRQSSRETYFRESLLTANDLYMPIFPRLASVLTIAETSLLLHSACRGMLMLGLRMLCPRYDVLGLLSELGLLLKSNRFKIPALPNEAWSQFLAQDYKRQVKESEYFQERTERDHRPVQFFDPNFEYRMPFLRFPIDRFLESFFRCGIVPERIAVEFFEFDRDNRATANIDSIPSRIRGGGDEIEGQPRVPLQAKLLSDIPKSMWNKTLVYSYCTTTLADKSHGLAKFIGHVDFPPNLSNPSEEVDEVQVSMFFLSNVGLFTSKVVHSLHPTILYIAPESGEEAKIESSYQQLRQRHFAVSPLSAEDKEKEGRNGQSTTKPLQEPLHCQGVGPSNTTQPPICATRRATRDFTSNTCADSTDISDAIRDEDAVQLLQSLALFDRVKLGILPDKRHIYMLISDPTVIYLSSLTNELGHPAFLPNDHLVRCQPSDEGIASKTSFCPWGCLTNSDSGHDSKSSLQLEPTAMYDHVTSRHSFGIGTNQRVVSLGGDRLSRLDNGNSVTQLFQEVTLASLRAAPLLDNESYVQELNIPSTNGTANGVHHSLDTRCVNFRTSFLVKARCGQDDVLKNACDSFIVQLVRLAWRLFTLFDVHGDGNFRSKSLDLEQITGFFRYPKMQTLPADKVVADYDAHRCTEECRTCTLETERVVLVDQAGTTFSGIGCAAFTKIRFNRTLESPEKNAVLKHRLLELTAIVPLYLRKEAALWTDKHLVQFRIAIRMSQEISTLCQSFAVILSSVNCSKLPDWWRCDGPGWLAIHTILNVASESHLFLHMHLFEFAISEAAGIAITEPSPCLQFIDKHLTGKTSQSFLEQIEHSLRFAGSMGVAPFVGDEDFECVVCQDGGSLLCCEFCPAVCHKECAGLRDDPEAFLI, from the exons ATGAAGGAGGCTGTGTCAGAAGCAGATTTGTTCGCGGGTAATGTACTGCAGGTCGCGCAGTATATGACGGCTTTCCAGTCCGTTTACAGATATCCCGACGATCCGCCGCCATTTTTCGTTACTCCCGATCGTCTAGAAGAAGCTTTGCGATTTGATGTTTTACTGAAAAGGCGCCGATTGATGCAAGACGAAGCGGAAGTGTTTGAACGTCGAAATCAGTTGGAAGCGGTTTCAGCAAAAGCCCATCATCGCCTACGTCGGGAACTGAACACCGTCGAAAAACAAATCGAAAATTGGCCAAGCAAACCATGTCAAATATATATTCTGACGCTCCTGCAGCGAGTGCAAGTCTGGACAACGAAAGCCATGGTACAAGACTTGCTAGTATCGCATAGCTCTCCGGAGGAATTAGGGTCGCCTCCAGTTTGCTGGTCTGTGTTATTAAACTTACCGTCAGCAACGTACGCTAACGCTGGGGTTGATCCTCTTTCTTGTACAAAGAAACCATGCACTCCTGAAAAAATGTCCgagtttgccaagcttttcgATCTTGTACGTGAAAAGCGTTGTGCCGAGATCCCACACGACAATGGCTTGTGCTCGCTGGCACTCACACCCAATATTTATACTTGGCTCGAGTTTGCTCGTCTGGCAGACATGGTCAATCAGCTTCCCAACGAAGCCCTTCGAGCCAAAACCGCCACCAGCCCCCTCGCGCAATTACATTCGCAAGGATTGCGGTCTACTACCGCCGTAAAGTTTAAGTTTCGGGCGGTCGACTTGGTTGCGCTCTGGATTCGGGCCCAGCGTAATACGCCTTCAAGGAGGCATTTGACGCAATTGTTTGAGGTCCAAGAAATCAAACAACCAAATGGTCAGAAGGGATACGAGGCGACATTTGCTGGTAATCATCGGTCTATGACGCGAAGAGTGTGGTCGGAAAGTCCACTTTTAGATCAGCTCGTAGCATATGCAGTACAGGATCAGCTTTTGTGCAAAGCACATCTGGTGGAACAGGAACTGGTACGCGATCGTGGTACAGTACCGCTACAACGTTTGCGCAAGGGGAATACGCAACAACGCGGTCAAAAGCGACAACGCGCGCATCAAGATGATCAAGATGATGCGGTTGACCCGACGGTGCTCACTCAACTTTGGAGAGCCTGTCAAGCCTTCTTATTACGATCATGGGCCCGTGGACACGTTTCCATCCTTCAGGTATTGTTTGGTTCTGTGGCCGAGCGAGACTTCAAGAATGCTAACTCAAGTTCAACTGAAAAGGCTAGCACAGAAAATCGCTTTTTGGGATTATTGCGACAATACGGGTTGGATTCGGGAACACTGGCTGGACTGGAAAAGTTATTGTTGGACGGGCACTATGACGGATCCCAAAGATTCGGTCAAGCCGTACTAGCATTGCTGAATGGGTGGATAGATGTGCTACGTAGCCAAGACACGATCACGCCCGATCTATATGTGATCATGAACGAGTGGGACGCTTGTTTTCAAGGCCCATTTTACAAACAGGTTGACGAGCAGGGAATTGTTGCGACGGCGCGATCGTTCATTGATGAGATATCCGTTGACGAGTTCGACAACACCAGGGATATCTCACGAGCGCTTTCTCGTTTTCCTCCCCCCTGGATAGACAAATGCACCGTTTGTGGATTTGAAATTCTCGACGAGCACTTCCGTGTCTGCGCGTGCTGCGAAGGGCCGGTTCATAGATCGTGCTGTCGTTCAGACCGAAGCTGGAGTGTCGGAAGTTTTCTCGAGGCATACAGTCCGCTCAAACACATTTTTCGGATACGTCTACCGCTTGTCAATCCTGACTTTAGGAAGTTGAACTCAGTGAAAATAGCATGGACTACCAAGGTTTTGGTTTGCAGTCGGGAGTTGGGAGAATCAGGGGAACTCCTACCTTACGGTATGACGGTACCCAGTACTGAAAAGTGTACGAGGGTATTGGAAAGTTTGCTTAGTGGCGAACTACGTGTCACTGATGTTGACTCTATGGACCTGCCGTTGGCCTGCGATCATCAAGGTTTGCTTGTTACGAAGGTGTCAGATAATGGTTGCGCTAAGAAAGCTGGTGTTGAGGTGGGGGATGTAATTGTGGCGATGGAGCTGATAGACTTGGCAGGTGCTCAAGCAGAGACAAAGTTCACTAAATCCAAAATTTATACGTTGTCCCATCTTGAGAGGCACCAGCAGCGGGCTTTATTTCAAGAAGCTGCCACAAAAGTGAAATTCGTCGTAAAACGTCCGAATGCCCCGATCGTTCTTAACAGTCATCGATTTCTGGCTGAGTTGCAAGCGATGAATTCTTCAATGAGCGCCATTATTCGAGCAAATGAATCGATGTGGTATTGTGCGGAATGCATTTTGAGCGACGAAAGTCGAACGTTGGAATTGGAGCACGCTCGAATCTTGCGCGAGGCTCATTACTGTCGCTCTCTGATTCGCCGGCTGTCGGTTGAAGAATGCGGCAGAACTTACTACGATGTTCCGATTGAATCCGACAAGGCCGTCAAAAACAGCTCTAAAAGCGGATTTTCAGTTTTTGTCAGTCTACGACGACTTGAACTCATGATGGAAAGTATTATTGCTCGATACTCTGTCGACAAGTCGCTTGAGAGTAATGATGCttgctttttcgttggtTCAAAAAGACTTGATTGGGCTCCTGATGCAATGGAGTCTAAGCCTCTGGAGCTCCTCTGTAGGGGGATAGACCATATTGCAACTCAAACTATCGCGATTGAGCTAGATTGCCAGGAGTTCCGAAGACGAGATGGTTCAATATTGTTTAAAAACTTCCTGCGACTCTTCTGCTCTTGGTGTCTCGCCGGTTCTCCAGCAACACGACTCTTAGTGGCAACAAAATGCCCCGTTTTCGCTAGCTCGCTTGCGTGGACCAAAAATCTACGTTTCTGCTCATTATGTGGCGTTTGGCAGTCTGACGCTTCAGAAGAGGTTTGCTCGTATTGTCTGCGAATGCAGCTCTCGCCTACTCCAGATTACCATGACACGTTGTGTTGGTATGAGAAATGCTCTTCGTTGATCGGGTCGACCATTCTCCTCCTGCCGGGTGACCCGCTATTATTGTCTACTGAGGAAAGTTTGAAAGATCTCAGCATTTCAATGGAGCAACATGGGAGACCCTTTGAGCTTTTGTGCGTTGCCTTCATACCTTCTATTTATGATGACCGTGAAGACGACAAAGCTTCCCGAGACGGGGTCTTCTACCTTTTACCAGTTGCCAACACTGAACAGCTCAAGTTTCTATTAGCAAAGTGCACCCTCCGTGAATTCACTGTTTTTGATGTAGACAGATGGAAAGCAGATGGACTTCTGGATCTTCCAGGGGTCATTCAACTCTCGTTCAAAGAGGTCCACTCTTCCCTCGAGAAGACGAAGCTGATCGAAGAAGCAATTGCGAGCAAAGTCATAGAAATAGCTCAATGTTCGTTTGAAGTCGACAACACGGATAACGCTATCGAAATTGCACATACCGTACCACACGCGACGTACGCTCTTTGCCAAAACATAAGTTGCAGCTCATCTTCAGGAGGCATGGAGAATAATTTAGCACTGAGCGTCGACAATGTTGAAAACTGTAGCCTGCTCGCAACCAGTGCAACCTTGCAGTCCTTTGCTTGCGGAAGGAACCCAGTTTTTCTCGCGATTCGGAATAGCTGCAAAAGAATCTTGGAAACAAATGACAATGCTACTACTGCAAACCGTTGTGAAGTCTGTTTTGACCCGTTTGATCGCTACGAAAAAGGCAAGCGACTGTCTAGAGAATATAAAGAGCAAAGACTGCGTTCAGCTTTCGACGGTGGGCACGATAGAAGTCTTTTAGATTCTATTCAAGAAGGCGTCGCTGTTGTCGAGGTGAAAGCCCATCAGCATCAGGCAGCGGTTCAAGTCTCCAGAAAGATGGTAGATTGCCAGAAAAACGTGACGTTTTCTCCAAAAAATCACGGCAACCCAAAATCGTTGCAACAAAGTCAATTGGAACTGATTGTGATTGACAATGACGAGAGTGCCACCGTAGGACAGACTCAAGAAGAGCAACCTCAGACAGGAAATGagcagcggcagcggcacGTCCCGGGCTCTCCGCGCAGCACTCATGGTACTAGTGTCTTTAAATCTAAATTGTGCCCATCGAATTTTGACGTCCGAATGTTTGCTcctgcttttgttgttcctcAAGAAAATGGAAATCTACTTACTTATTTCTGCATGGATGCGCTCAATCTTGCGTGGCAACGGCAGTCTTCACGAGAAACTTATTTCCGAGAATCTTTGCTGACTGCAAACGATCTCTATATGCCCATTTTTCCTCGCCTTGCTTCAGTTCTGACCATTGCAGAGACGTCGCTACTTTTGCACTCCGCCTGCAGAGGCATGCTCATGTTGGGGCTTCGAATGCTCTGTCCACGATACGATGTCTTGGGACTGCTCAGTGAACTCGGGCTTCTTCTAAAATCAAATCGCTTTAAAATACCTGCTCTACCAAATGAAGCATGGTCACAGTTTCTGGCTCAGGATTATAAGAGGCAAGTCAAAGAATCGGAATATTTCCAAGAGAGAACTGAACGAGACCATCGACCAGTGCAGTTCTTTGATCCGAATTTTGAGTATAGAATGCCTTTTCTCAGATTTCCTATTGATCGGTTTTTGGAGTCCTTCTTTCGATGTGGTATTGTCCCTGAACGGATAGCTGTGGAGTTTTTCGAATTTGACAGGGACAATCGCGCCACAGCCAACATAGACAGTATTCCAAGCAGAATTCGTGGAGGCGGAGATGAGATTGAGGGTCAGCCTCGCGTACCACTTCAAGCAAAGCTCCTTTCGGACATTCCGAAATCAATGTGGAATAAGACTCTGGTTTACTCGTACTGTACGACTACACTAGCAGACAAAAGCCACGGGCTTGCAAAATTTATCGGACATGTTGACTTCCCGCCGAATCTGTCGAATCCGTCTGAGGAAGTTGATGAAGTTCAGGTTTCTATGTTTTTCCTCTCTAATGTTGGGCTCTTCACGTCAAAGGTGGTTCACTCACTGCACCCGACCATTTTGTATATCGCCCCAGAATCtggcgaagaagccaagataGAGTCGTCCTATCAACAGCTTCGTCAACGGCATTTTGCTGTGAGCCCGCTCTCAGCCGAAGATAAAGAAAAAGAGGGACGAAATGGCCAGTCTACCACAAAGCCACTACAAGAGCCTCTGCACTGTCAAGGGGTGGGACCGTCGAACACTACACAGCCGCCAATTTGTGCAACAAGAAGAGCTACCAGAGACTTCACGAGCAACACATGTGCTGATAGCACGGATATTTCCGATGCCATTCGAGACGAGGACGCCGTTCAACTACTGCAGTCTCTTGCACTATTCGACCGTGTGAAGCTTGGTATCTTGCCTGACAAGAGACACATATACATGTTGATATCCGATCCAACAGTGATTTATTTGTCTAGTTTGACAAACGAGCTCGGACATCCCGCTTTTTTGCCAAACGATCATCTCGTGAGGTGTCAACCGTCGGATGAAGGTATCGCCTCGAAAACCAGTTTCTGTCCGTGGGGATGCCTTACCAACTCCGACTCCGGACATGATAGTAAATCATCGCTGCAATTGGAGCCTACCGCAATGTATGATCATGTTACCTCACGTCACTCTTTCGGTATCGGTACTAATCAAAGAGTCGTTTCCCTCGGAGGTGATAGATTGTCGCGACTGGACAACGGGAATTCTGTCACGCAGTTATTCCAAGAAGTGACACTTGCATCTCTTCGCGCTGCGCCTTTACTTGACAACGAATCATACGTACAAGAACTGAATATTCCCTCCACAAATGGAACGGCTAATGGGGTTCACCACTCTTTGGACACTAGATGTGTAAATTTTCGGACTTCATTTCTTGTTAAGGCTCGTTGTGGGCAAGACGATGTACTCAAGAATGCTTGCGACAGTTTCATTGTGCAACTTGTCCGCCTTGCTTGGCGGCTGTTCACATTGTTTGATGTCCATGGAGATGGAAACTTTCGATCGAAGTCTCTTGATTTAGAGCAGATCACCGGTTTTTTTCGCTATCCGAAAATGCAAACGCTGCCGGCTGACAAAGTCGTTGCTGATTACGATGCCCATCGCTGCACTGAGGAATGCCGTACATGCACCTTGGAGACTGAGCGCGTTGTTCTTGTCGACCAAGCTGGTACAACATTCAGTGGCATTGGATGTGCTGCATTCACTAAAATTCGATTTAATCGGACCCTTGAAAGCCCTGAAAAAAACGCCGTTTTAAAGCATCGTCTCTTGGAGCTTACCGCGATAGTCCCTCTGTATCTACGAAAGGAAGCAGCTCTATGGACAGATAAACACCTTGTTCAATTTCGCATCGCAATAAGAATGAGTCAAGAGATCAGTACCCTCTGTCAGTCGTTTGCTGTCATACTCAGTTCAGTGAATTGTAGTAAGCTACCAGACTGGTGGCGGTGTGATGGTCCAGGGTGGCTGGCAATCCATACAATATTGAACGTGGCCTCCGAATCACACCTGTTCCTTCATATGCACTTGTTTGAATTTGCAATCTCAGAAGCAGCTGGTATTGCTATTACAGAGCCCTCTCCATGTTTACAGTTTATTGACAAGCACCTGACCGGAAAGACTTCGCAAAGCTTTTTGGAGCAGATTGAACATTCACTTAGGTTTGCCGGATCGATGGGTGTTGCTCCGTTTGTAGGCGACGAGGATTTCGAATGCGTAGTCTGCCAAGATGGTGGGAGCCTATTGTGCTGTGAATTTTGTCCCGCTGTTTGTCATAAGGAGTGCGCAGGACTTCGTGATGACCCAGAGGCCTTT CTGATTTGA
- the secA gene encoding nuclear-encoded-like protein of plastid sec (contains bipartite plastid targeting presequence with conserved motif at signal peptide cleavage site), with amino-acid sequence MEDFLTGADSSKRDADNKSYLDQLQKRVNVVNSWEATVEDLGDDELEAKTADFKSRLAKGEDINGPLLEEAFAVVREAAWRVLELRHYDVQIMGGFILHDGRLAEMATGEGKTLVSTLPTYVNALTGKASFVITVNDYLARRDMEKMGQVHRFLGLTVGLIQSGMTEEQRQKAYACDVVYVTNSELGFDYLRDHLALSPKQTVLPGGAGEFDGFCVVDEADSVLIDEARTPLIISKQVPAPANKYATANQLAGALKTGIHYEVDLKNKNVVMTEQGYRESERALGVDSLFSIDGKGEAWAPFVANAVKAKELFEKDVEYTILKDSSGKSTGVGIIDAFTGRVLDGRRWSDGLHQSIEAMEGIDVSEQSKVIAKVTYQALFRQFTRLSGMTGTAMADASELEQTYGLMVTPVPTALPVARRDYADVVFKTRRAADRNLIKEVVNVGGGEPLGRPCLIGTTSVAQSEILVEALVKEGIKAELLNASPKNAPRESEIVAQAGRSGVVTVATNMAGRGTDILLGGCPTTMARIKTRSILLDRGVLSAEEKAGVPPSPSENYFPAPIDEDVLTMLNDAAASLKKAMGIELTGIELDEILTVAFDTTEAEDDLDYIVKLRDAAAAVKAVYEPVLAEEKEAVKKAGGLYVMGTNRHESSRIDQQLRGRSGRQGDPGSSRFFLSFEDDMFVIFGGDQLNRMLEMFRVSEDMPVEAQQVTDALDKVQKQVEEKYRDIRREIFNFDDVLNSQRKVIYSRRRGVLFSAPEDSLKMMKTYNEKTIQDIVKAQTDEAGSVKVDKVLEKIAQFFPLAQPLVTVGDLSGKNQNAVADLLNVAVEEVFSAKIKEMDALAKSAGNAPNSLGRSANYIALVTMDNAWSDHLQAMENLKESVILRQYQGRDPVAEYQNEAFKLFQGLEDTMRFNAVYSLWQSLATQPQAVQQQT; translated from the exons ATGGAAGACTTCCTGACCGGTGcggattcttccaaacgAGACGCCGACAACAAGTCCTACTTGGATCAATTGCAAAAGCGTGTGAACGTTGTCAATAGCTGGGAAGCGACGGTAGAAGATCTCGGGGACGATGAGCTGGAAGCCAAAACAGCCGACTTCAAAAGTAGACTTGCTAAGGGGGAAGACATCAACGGACCCCTACTCGAAGAGGCATTTGCGGTTGTTCGCGAAGCTGCTTG GCGTGTTTTGGAACTACGACACTACGATGTGCAAATCATGGGCGGATTCATTCTTCACGATGGTCGCCTGGCCGAGATGGCCACTGGTGAAGGAAAGACGTTGGTCTCCACCTTACCCACCTACGTCAACGCATTGACAGGAAAAGCCTCTTTCGttatcactgtcaacgattACTTGGCCCGCCGTGATATGGAGAAGATGGGACAGGTTCACCGCTTCTTGGGACTCACTGTCGGTTTAATCCAATCCGGAATGACGGAAGAACAACGTCAAAAGGCGTACGCCTGTGATGTGGTGTATGTGACCAACTCGGAATTGGGGTTTGATTATTTGCGTGATCACTTGGCGCTATCACCGAAACAGACCGTATTGCCCGGCGGAGCTGGGGAGTTTGACGGATTTTGCGTGGTCGATGAAGCCGATTCGGTTTTGATTGACGAGGCTCGAACGCCCCTCATTATCAGCAAACAAGTTCCGGCACCGGCCAACAAGTACGCGACGGCCAACCAACTCGCGGGTGCATTGAAAACAGGAATTCACTACGAAGTGGATctgaaaaacaaaaatgtgGTGATGACGGAGCAAGGATATCGTGAATCGGAACGTGCGCTGGGCGTAGATAGTCTTTTTTCAATTGATGGGAAAGGGGAAGCGTGGGCGCCGTTCGTAGCGAatgccgtcaaggccaaggaGCTCTTTGAAAAGGACGTCGAGTACACTATTTTGAAGGATAGTTCGGGTAAGTCTACTGGAGTCGGTATCATCGATGCGTTCACTGGCCGTGTTCTGGACGGTCGCCGGTGGTCCGATGGGCTCCACCAGAGTATTGAAGCCATGGAAGGCATTGATGTTAGCGAACAGAGTAAGGTGATCGCAAAGGTAACCTACCAGGCCCTTTTTCGTCAATTCACCCGATTGTCGGGCATGACGGGTACGGCCATGGCTGACGCCTCAGAGCTGGAACAAACGTATGGTCTCATGGTCACTCCCGTGCCGACGGCCTTGCCCGTTGCTCGCCGCGACTACGCGGACGTTGTCTTCAAGACTCGCAGAGCTGCTGATCGTAATCTGATCAAAGAAGTTGTGAACGTTGGTGGGGGTGAGCCTTTAGGTCGCCCATGTTTGATTGGAACCACATCAGTTGCACAGAGTGAAATTTTGGTGGAGGCGCTTGTCAAGGAAGGAATCAAGGCGGAACTTTTGAATGCGTCCCCAAAAAATGCGCCACGAGAGAGCGAAATTGTTGCGCAAGCTGGTCGATCTGGTGTGGTGACGGTTGCCACAAACATGGCAGGACGCGGTACAGATATCTTGTTGGGAGGCTGTCCGACGACAATGGCACGAATAAAGACAAGATCTATCCTATTGGATCGAGGAGTTTTGTCggcggaagaaaaagcgGGGGTTCCGCCTTCTCCTTCCGAAAACTACTTTCCGGCTCCTATCGATGAAGACGTTCTTACCATGCTGAATGACGCTGCCGCTTCTTTAAAGAAGGCAATGGGCATCGAATTGACCGGTATTGAGCTCGATGAAATCTTAACTGTTGCTTTTGACACAACCGAGGCAGAAGATGACCTGGACTACATTGTGAAACTTCGCGACGCTGCAGCTGCCGTCAAGGCCGTTTACGAGCCTGTATTGGCTGAAGAGAAGGAAGCCGTAAAAAAAGCAGGTGGTCTCTACGTAATGGGAACGAACCGTCACGAATCATCCCGTATCGATCAACAACTACGAGGGCGTTCCGGTCGCCAGGGTGATCCAGGTTCGTCGCGTTTCTTCCTTTCCTTTGAAGACGACATGTTTGTCATCTTTGGAGGTGACCAGTTGAATAGAATGCTGGAGATGTTTCGAGTTAGTGAGGACATGCCAGTCGAAGCTCAGCAGGTGACGGATGCTTTGGACAAAGTTCAGAAGcaagtcgaagaaaaataTAGAGATATTCGCCGAGAAATCTTTAACTTCGACGACGTACTCAATAGCCAGCGAAAGGTGATCTATTCACGCCGAAGAGGAGTACTATTTTCGGCTCCGGAAGATTCGTTGAAAATGATGAAGACGTATAATGAAAAGACAATCCAAGACATTGTCAAGGCGCAGACAGACGAGGCTGGTAGCGTCAAGGTCGacaaagttttggaaaagattgcTCAGTTCTTTCCACTTGCACAGCCTTTGGTCACCGTTGGCGACTTAAGTGGTAAGAATCAAAATGCTGTCGCTGACCTTCTGAATGTTGCCGTTGAGGAGGTTTTCTCCGCAAAGATAAAAGAAATGGATGCCCTAGCAAAGTCCGCTGGAAATGCCCCGAATTCGCTAGGGCGGTCGGCCAACTACATCGCGCTCGTAACCATGGACAACGCCTGGAGTGATCATTTGCAGGCAATGGAGAATTTGAAAGAGTCTGTAATTCTACGGCAGTACCAAGGAAGGGATCCTGTGGCCGAGTACCAAAACGAAGCGTTCAAGCTGTTTCAGGGTCTGGAGGACACAATGCGCTTCAACGCCGTTTACTCTCTATGGCAATCACTCGCAACGCAACCTCAAGCAGTACAACAGCAGACTTGA